A DNA window from Paraburkholderia phytofirmans OLGA172 contains the following coding sequences:
- a CDS encoding universal stress protein, translated as MTASSASNRLKSGFERIMIAVDSSPMSARVAKYACGLVSPGTEVRIVSVAENPRALVPLGLLADAVFETIQEELVRDASDAVKQANEVFADANIDVDARVVELSRLGGYAGNALIDAASEWHADLLVVGARQHHGMLRWFEGTVSEFVTNQTPCSILIVPASYVAAIHAYPRRILFALDGSEASFDALRSGLHLARPDSSIRAVYVVDRAVRFLEDTFIEEGDKVLAAAAEVFANQINPVELGLVKTDPASDDIPHTIVREAERWHADLVIVAGRTARITQTPLLMVRPRLNSSSLS; from the coding sequence ATGACTGCATCGAGTGCCAGTAATCGCCTTAAATCAGGATTCGAGCGGATCATGATTGCTGTCGACTCGTCACCTATGTCTGCACGCGTGGCGAAGTACGCATGCGGGCTCGTGAGCCCAGGCACTGAGGTGCGTATAGTAAGCGTCGCCGAAAACCCGCGTGCGCTCGTGCCGCTTGGATTGTTGGCGGATGCTGTATTCGAGACCATACAGGAGGAACTTGTACGGGATGCCAGCGATGCGGTTAAGCAGGCAAACGAAGTTTTCGCTGATGCGAACATCGACGTCGACGCCCGCGTGGTGGAACTTTCGAGGCTAGGTGGCTATGCGGGAAATGCGCTGATCGATGCTGCAAGTGAGTGGCACGCCGACCTGCTCGTGGTCGGTGCCCGTCAACATCACGGCATGTTGCGCTGGTTCGAAGGAACGGTGTCCGAATTCGTCACAAACCAGACTCCGTGCTCAATTCTCATCGTGCCCGCCAGCTATGTGGCCGCGATACATGCCTATCCGCGGCGAATCCTGTTCGCGCTCGACGGCAGCGAGGCTTCATTCGATGCCCTGCGGTCTGGCCTGCATCTGGCAAGACCCGATTCGTCCATACGAGCTGTCTACGTCGTCGATCGCGCTGTTCGATTTCTCGAGGATACGTTCATCGAAGAGGGGGATAAGGTGCTCGCCGCGGCGGCCGAGGTTTTTGCCAATCAGATTAACCCCGTAGAACTGGGGCTGGTCAAAACAGACCCTGCAAGCGATGACATACCCCACACGATTGTTCGCGAGGCTGAGCGATGGCACGCGGACCTCGTAATCGTCGCAGGCCGAACGGCCCGCATTACTCAAACTCCGCTGTTGATGGTTCGCCCCCGGCTGAATTCTTCATCGTTATCCTGA
- a CDS encoding CreA family protein, producing the protein MIKLVPGRASILGALLILLSSALVAKELATIETHTQRYGSHIAISAYDDPLVKGVTCYVSESHSEGALGSGRISRGTDLTASCHQTGNIRIAETVPRQAQVFTAESDPTFDSLHIIRVLDTERHSLVYFTYNEDEVAGDLPGRINVIRLPAGPRMPAR; encoded by the coding sequence ATGATCAAGCTGGTTCCAGGGCGGGCGAGCATCCTGGGCGCGCTGCTGATACTTTTGTCTTCCGCTCTAGTAGCAAAAGAGCTGGCGACGATCGAAACCCATACTCAGCGATATGGTTCTCACATCGCCATTTCGGCTTACGACGATCCCCTCGTGAAAGGCGTGACCTGCTATGTCTCAGAGTCGCATTCCGAGGGCGCACTGGGAAGTGGACGAATCTCCCGCGGGACGGATCTGACGGCATCCTGCCATCAGACAGGCAACATCCGCATTGCCGAAACCGTTCCCAGGCAAGCGCAGGTATTCACGGCCGAGTCAGATCCAACTTTCGACTCGCTCCACATAATCCGGGTGCTGGACACTGAACGTCACTCGCTTGTCTACTTCACGTACAACGAAGACGAGGTTGCGGGTGACTTGCCGGGTCGCATCAATGTGATACGGTTGCCAGCAGGTCCCAGGATGCCCGCCAGATAG
- a CDS encoding cytochrome b/b6 domain-containing protein: MSSLSRGDGDASRSTLVWDLFVRVFHWGLVGAFGGAYVLSEDGGTIHHALGYAVLGLVAARILWGFAGSYHARFANFVPTPRAFAEYTRAMLAGRERRYLGHNPAGGAMIIALLMLLTATGVTGWLLTTNAFWGSEALETLHGVCANAVLVCVALHVGGVLLASWRHRENLVSAMLTGRKRND; the protein is encoded by the coding sequence ATGAGTTCCCTGAGCCGAGGGGACGGCGACGCCTCCCGATCAACGCTAGTGTGGGACCTGTTCGTACGGGTGTTCCATTGGGGTCTTGTGGGTGCATTTGGTGGTGCATACGTTTTGAGCGAAGACGGCGGAACCATCCATCATGCCCTCGGCTACGCGGTTCTTGGGTTGGTCGCGGCTCGTATCCTGTGGGGCTTCGCGGGAAGTTATCACGCCCGCTTCGCCAACTTCGTACCGACGCCGCGTGCATTTGCCGAATACACAAGAGCCATGCTGGCGGGCCGCGAGCGGCGGTACCTCGGGCATAACCCCGCGGGTGGGGCAATGATCATTGCCCTTCTTATGCTACTCACCGCGACGGGCGTGACTGGATGGTTGCTTACGACCAATGCATTCTGGGGTTCCGAGGCGCTGGAAACTCTGCACGGCGTATGTGCCAACGCAGTACTGGTGTGTGTCGCACTTCATGTCGGAGGCGTATTGCTGGCGAGCTGGCGTCACCGGGAGAATCTCGTCAGCGCGATGCTTACCGGCCGCAAGCGCAATGATTGA
- a CDS encoding response regulator transcription factor has translation MRVLLVEDDDLIGSGVEEGLRDAGMTVDWAHDGREAMLALTTTEYELVVLDLGLPKLSGTELLDWLRGRRDDTPVLVMTARDTVADRVGGLTAGADDYLGKPFDLTELIARCRALLRRAHGRSVETIEYQDLSVDPSTFTVTRNGLRQPLTSRECAVLVELLTHQGTPLSRARLEESLYGWQEEVESNAIEVHVSNLRKKLGPGLIRTIRGVGYVVEKTS, from the coding sequence ATGCGTGTGTTACTGGTCGAAGACGATGATTTGATAGGAAGCGGCGTCGAAGAAGGTCTGCGCGATGCCGGAATGACGGTCGACTGGGCTCACGATGGCCGGGAGGCGATGCTGGCACTGACTACAACAGAGTACGAACTTGTGGTGCTCGATCTCGGTTTGCCGAAACTATCTGGAACCGAGTTGCTGGATTGGCTGCGAGGCCGTCGCGACGATACGCCCGTTCTGGTCATGACGGCGAGGGACACCGTAGCAGACCGGGTAGGAGGTCTGACTGCGGGCGCCGACGATTACCTCGGCAAGCCCTTTGATCTCACTGAACTGATTGCGCGCTGCCGGGCGCTTTTGCGCCGCGCGCATGGGCGCAGCGTCGAGACGATCGAGTATCAGGATCTCAGCGTCGATCCCTCGACGTTCACGGTCACACGGAACGGTCTGCGCCAGCCATTGACTTCACGGGAATGTGCTGTGCTGGTCGAGCTGCTGACGCATCAAGGGACTCCGCTATCCCGCGCCCGCCTCGAGGAAAGTCTTTACGGCTGGCAGGAAGAGGTAGAGAGCAATGCCATCGAGGTGCACGTCTCCAATCTGCGCAAAAAGCTCGGACCTGGATTGATCAGGACAATCAGGGGCGTTGGGTACGTTGTGGAGAAGACATCGTGA
- a CDS encoding PepSY domain-containing protein — MNVRLAAAVALIALPFAAHATGSCTTEPKTKWMQDKEVSSQLEKQGYQVKRVKTEGSCYEVYALDKKGNHHEMVVNPVDGKPVSEEVNE, encoded by the coding sequence ATGAATGTTCGCCTCGCCGCTGCCGTTGCCCTGATTGCGTTGCCGTTTGCCGCACATGCAACTGGGTCCTGCACCACCGAACCAAAAACAAAGTGGATGCAGGACAAGGAAGTTTCGAGCCAACTGGAGAAACAGGGTTACCAGGTCAAGCGGGTCAAGACTGAGGGAAGCTGCTATGAGGTCTATGCATTGGACAAGAAGGGTAATCATCACGAGATGGTTGTCAATCCTGTCGATGGCAAACCTGTTAGCGAGGAGGTCAACGAATGA
- a CDS encoding universal stress protein, with protein sequence MSTSYTSQNAPSGIDRILVAVDLSPASLRAAEFVRNIARATAHIRLVSVADNPRALSPMPPKASAELYAARAELLRDAADALVQAKHVFAGCDFRLEEDVVDLSKHGGDIATALIDAADDWHADLLVVGARQHHGLLRWVEGTVSKPLATHSRCSLLIVPPSHEEKLARPPQRVLIAIDGSAPSFEALRYGMRFAKPEVNMRAVYVVDRAVRLTDFVPIHVLEDAFVEEGKAALATAAEVFAGSSCHCDTALISTKQTGDDIAHAIVREASHWNADLLVMGTHGRRGVARWLLGSVAGRVAHITQTPLLLVHAQDS encoded by the coding sequence GTGAGTACCTCATACACCAGTCAGAATGCTCCGTCAGGAATCGATCGTATATTGGTCGCGGTGGATTTGTCACCTGCCTCACTGCGAGCAGCGGAGTTCGTTCGAAACATAGCGCGAGCTACTGCGCACATTCGCCTCGTGAGTGTCGCCGACAATCCTCGGGCGCTTAGTCCCATGCCTCCGAAGGCGAGTGCCGAACTGTATGCCGCGCGGGCTGAGCTTTTGCGTGACGCAGCGGATGCACTCGTTCAGGCAAAGCACGTCTTCGCGGGTTGTGATTTTCGCCTCGAAGAGGATGTAGTCGACCTTTCGAAGCACGGTGGCGATATCGCCACGGCATTGATCGATGCTGCCGACGACTGGCATGCCGATCTTCTGGTCGTCGGCGCACGTCAGCATCATGGACTACTGCGCTGGGTCGAAGGCACGGTGTCCAAGCCACTGGCAACACACTCCCGATGCTCGCTCCTGATCGTGCCGCCTTCCCACGAGGAAAAGTTGGCGCGCCCCCCGCAACGGGTTCTGATCGCGATCGACGGAAGCGCGCCGTCGTTCGAGGCTTTGAGGTACGGCATGCGGTTTGCGAAGCCGGAAGTCAACATGCGGGCGGTCTATGTCGTCGATCGCGCGGTGCGTCTGACGGATTTTGTACCCATTCATGTGCTTGAAGACGCGTTTGTCGAAGAGGGCAAAGCGGCGCTTGCCACAGCGGCGGAAGTATTTGCGGGTTCGTCCTGTCACTGCGATACCGCACTCATCAGTACCAAGCAGACAGGAGACGACATCGCCCACGCGATCGTTCGCGAGGCAAGTCACTGGAATGCTGACCTTCTGGTCATGGGCACGCATGGCCGACGTGGAGTAGCGCGATGGCTACTGGGCAGCGTCGCGGGCCGTGTCGCGCATATTACGCAGACGCCCTTGCTGCTCGTTCATGCCCAAGACTCGTGA
- a CDS encoding ATP-binding protein — MTGSIRQRLMLLVLASVSVVWVAALVSSYRQAVHEAGEWDDARIEQAARTLTLVDTNDLAALTEDGFHASDDDGDDDLSRRLLYEVRDAEGRLLAASPGLPRAAAKEPPSSQAAAGAVAKYDSLKWNTYVLHDAARGRSVRVFERSDSRADLGAGVARRIAKPLAYALPVLALLIWVGIGSSLAPLKTLSRAIGARNAGNLDPIDMRRTPAEVRPLVDALNVLFSRLRGSLDRERAFTADAAHELKSPLAAIKVQAQVALTTRDPAKQRLAMQRVVEGVDRSTHLADQLLLLARLDEGVPAPASTVELDAVARECIAAHEANASSKGIGLVLNGDTHVTTLAEPALVRILLDNLVDNAIKYGETGGCVEVVTRRTSEATLLLVRDNGPGVSEQDRLRLSDRFFRGGGSRQSGSGLGLSIVARIVARLEGHLTYTSGIDGRGLGVEVRFPVTRSPSSP, encoded by the coding sequence GTGACAGGGTCAATCCGTCAACGCCTGATGCTACTGGTGCTAGCAAGCGTCTCGGTCGTCTGGGTGGCAGCCCTCGTTTCAAGTTACAGGCAAGCCGTCCATGAAGCCGGCGAATGGGACGACGCGCGAATCGAACAGGCTGCTCGAACACTGACGCTGGTGGATACCAATGATCTGGCGGCGCTCACCGAAGATGGGTTTCATGCGTCCGACGATGACGGCGACGATGACCTGTCACGCCGGCTCCTTTATGAAGTGCGCGACGCCGAAGGGCGCCTGCTTGCAGCGAGCCCCGGTTTGCCGCGTGCCGCCGCGAAGGAGCCGCCGTCGTCTCAGGCGGCGGCGGGCGCTGTGGCGAAATACGACTCGCTCAAATGGAATACCTACGTGCTCCATGACGCGGCGCGTGGCAGGAGTGTGCGGGTATTTGAACGTAGCGATAGCCGCGCCGATCTGGGCGCCGGAGTGGCGCGCCGCATCGCGAAGCCGCTTGCTTATGCGCTGCCGGTTCTCGCGCTGCTCATCTGGGTGGGCATTGGCAGCAGCCTCGCGCCGCTTAAAACACTCTCGCGGGCCATCGGTGCCAGAAACGCAGGCAATCTGGACCCCATCGATATGCGTCGCACTCCGGCCGAAGTGCGCCCCTTGGTCGACGCGCTCAACGTTTTGTTCTCGCGGCTGCGAGGGTCGCTCGACCGTGAGCGGGCCTTCACGGCCGACGCGGCACACGAACTCAAGTCGCCACTGGCGGCGATCAAGGTTCAGGCTCAGGTCGCGCTTACCACCCGTGATCCCGCAAAACAACGCCTCGCAATGCAGCGGGTCGTTGAAGGTGTCGACAGGAGCACACATCTGGCGGATCAACTTCTGTTGCTGGCGAGACTTGACGAAGGTGTACCCGCACCAGCGTCGACCGTGGAACTGGATGCCGTTGCCCGCGAATGCATCGCTGCCCACGAAGCGAATGCGTCGTCCAAAGGCATCGGGTTAGTCCTGAACGGGGATACACACGTGACGACGTTAGCGGAGCCCGCACTCGTGCGTATCCTGCTGGACAATCTGGTGGACAACGCTATCAAGTATGGCGAGACGGGAGGTTGTGTCGAGGTCGTCACCCGGCGAACGTCGGAGGCGACCCTACTGCTTGTGCGAGATAACGGCCCAGGTGTGTCGGAGCAGGACCGGTTGCGTCTGAGCGATCGCTTTTTCCGGGGTGGGGGAAGCCGTCAAAGCGGTAGTGGATTGGGGCTCTCGATCGTCGCTCGGATTGTGGCTCGCCTTGAGGGACATCTAACCTATACATCGGGCATTGACGGCCGGGGGTTGGGCGTCGAGGTCCGCTTCCCGGTCACCCGTTCCCCCAGCTCGCCATAA
- a CDS encoding LuxR C-terminal-related transcriptional regulator, which yields MSLRELDVFVPIASGEPQSAAAKPIGVSVKRVTTHRTRVLDKMTMRHNVAVVRYTLLHKHFEDDAA from the coding sequence CTGTCCTTACGCGAACTCGATGTATTTGTTCCAATAGCATCCGGCGAGCCGCAATCTGCGGCTGCGAAACCAATCGGCGTAAGCGTGAAGAGAGTTACTACACACCGAACGCGAGTTCTCGACAAGATGACGATGCGCCACAATGTGGCAGTTGTTCGGTACACGCTGTTGCACAAACATTTCGAAGACGACGCTGCCTGA
- a CDS encoding cation-translocating P-type ATPase, whose product MKRGLSSAQVEEQRVRFGRNVVDSTARRTWWQTLGEVLREPMFLLLLAASGIYFVLGDVSEALTLLAFVMGIVFLTVFQSHRTARVLDSLRELSAPRAQVLRDGQRQLVSAAELVPGDVVFVDEGARVPADGSVTEAHELSVDESLLTGESISVSKSVARPNANQEEESGGQLFFGSMVVQGQGQMVVTATGSNTTLGRIGKSLTAITEARSPLQMETRTFVNCFALAAIALCVLLVLAYRWRSGEWLPGVLAGITLAMGILPEEIPVILTVFMALGARRIANEGVLTRRMSAIETLGQTSVLCVDKTGTLTQNRMSVRVLFAQGKRQVIDQATQRIDEAYHELIEYLVLASEIEPVDPMERAFHETGRVGLVGTGRLHKHWSLAHEYALTSELPAMSHVWHAPELDHHAVACKGAPEAVCALCHLGERDTQTVLDQAEQMASGGLRVLGVAKARYSHPEWPEKQHDFEFSFVGLVGLLDPVRPEVATAIAECQAAGIRVVMITGDYPSTARAIATEVGIDGARVVTGQEVAAMDDAQLRDVIKHVDAFARVKPEQKLRLVNALRESGQVVAMTGDGVNDAPALKAAHIGIAMGLRGAEVAREVASLVLLRDDFAPIVSAIRLGRRIYANLVQAISYTVAVHIPMIAATMIPVLVGWPPMLAPVHIVFLQLVIDPVCSVVFENEPERENLMRLPPRGAGARLLSNRALAQGAAAGAVAAMLVLGLYAGLLSHGYDLTFARTLSFMALVACNVALIFVIRLLPQSGTHARARQQNRYLWVVLSAAGAGLLLLMTVPALARLFGLVALLSV is encoded by the coding sequence ATGAAGCGCGGGTTGTCGAGCGCGCAGGTGGAGGAGCAGCGTGTCCGATTCGGTCGCAACGTTGTGGACTCAACGGCACGGCGCACCTGGTGGCAAACGCTCGGGGAGGTACTCCGTGAGCCCATGTTCCTTCTGTTGCTCGCTGCGAGCGGTATTTACTTCGTCCTCGGGGACGTTTCGGAGGCGCTGACGCTCCTCGCGTTCGTGATGGGGATCGTCTTTCTCACGGTGTTTCAGAGTCACCGCACCGCGCGGGTTCTCGACTCTCTTCGCGAGCTGTCCGCGCCCCGCGCGCAGGTCCTCCGGGACGGGCAACGGCAACTCGTTTCCGCTGCCGAACTGGTGCCCGGTGACGTGGTTTTCGTCGACGAAGGCGCACGCGTGCCCGCTGACGGCTCCGTGACGGAAGCTCACGAACTGAGCGTAGACGAGTCGCTACTGACAGGCGAGTCCATTTCGGTAAGCAAGTCCGTGGCGCGACCCAATGCAAATCAGGAGGAAGAGTCCGGCGGGCAGCTTTTCTTCGGATCAATGGTGGTGCAGGGCCAGGGGCAGATGGTCGTGACGGCGACGGGGTCGAATACCACGCTCGGTCGCATTGGAAAGTCGTTGACCGCCATCACGGAAGCCCGCTCGCCATTGCAAATGGAGACGAGAACATTCGTCAATTGCTTTGCGCTGGCTGCAATCGCACTGTGTGTGCTGCTGGTCTTGGCCTATCGTTGGCGCTCCGGGGAATGGCTTCCGGGCGTGCTCGCCGGGATCACGCTGGCCATGGGGATTCTTCCCGAAGAGATTCCGGTGATATTGACCGTATTCATGGCGCTAGGGGCTCGCCGCATCGCCAACGAAGGCGTGCTGACGCGCCGCATGAGTGCCATCGAAACCCTTGGCCAGACCTCAGTACTGTGTGTCGACAAGACGGGCACATTGACGCAAAACCGCATGTCGGTGCGCGTGCTGTTCGCGCAAGGAAAGCGGCAAGTCATCGATCAGGCCACTCAGCGCATTGACGAGGCGTATCACGAACTCATCGAATATCTGGTACTCGCCAGCGAAATCGAGCCGGTCGATCCAATGGAGCGTGCGTTTCACGAAACAGGCCGGGTTGGGCTCGTCGGCACCGGACGTCTCCACAAGCACTGGTCGCTGGCCCATGAGTACGCGCTAACATCGGAGTTGCCGGCCATGTCCCACGTATGGCACGCGCCAGAACTCGATCATCACGCAGTGGCCTGCAAGGGCGCGCCAGAGGCGGTCTGTGCTTTGTGTCACCTGGGCGAGCGGGACACGCAGACTGTCCTTGATCAGGCCGAGCAGATGGCGTCGGGCGGGCTGCGGGTACTTGGGGTGGCCAAGGCACGGTACTCACATCCCGAGTGGCCTGAAAAGCAGCACGACTTCGAGTTCTCCTTCGTGGGGCTGGTCGGTCTGCTGGACCCGGTCCGGCCGGAGGTCGCGACCGCTATCGCAGAATGCCAGGCAGCCGGCATCCGCGTGGTGATGATCACCGGCGACTATCCGTCAACGGCGCGGGCTATTGCGACTGAAGTCGGCATCGACGGCGCACGGGTCGTGACCGGCCAGGAAGTGGCAGCGATGGACGACGCACAGCTTCGCGATGTCATAAAGCACGTTGACGCGTTCGCCCGCGTCAAACCGGAGCAGAAGCTACGGCTCGTCAACGCGCTCAGGGAAAGCGGCCAGGTGGTCGCGATGACCGGTGACGGTGTGAACGACGCGCCTGCGCTAAAGGCGGCGCACATCGGCATTGCAATGGGGCTGCGCGGCGCCGAAGTTGCGCGCGAGGTAGCCTCGCTGGTCCTGTTGCGTGACGACTTCGCGCCAATCGTGTCAGCGATCCGGCTGGGAAGGCGTATCTACGCCAATCTCGTGCAAGCGATCAGCTACACGGTTGCCGTTCACATTCCGATGATAGCCGCCACCATGATTCCGGTTCTTGTTGGCTGGCCGCCGATGCTTGCGCCGGTCCATATCGTTTTTCTGCAACTGGTTATCGATCCAGTGTGCTCGGTCGTGTTCGAGAACGAGCCTGAACGCGAGAACCTGATGCGTTTGCCACCGCGCGGCGCCGGCGCGCGGCTGCTATCGAATCGCGCACTGGCTCAAGGGGCGGCGGCAGGCGCGGTGGCCGCCATGCTGGTGCTCGGTCTGTATGCCGGCTTGCTGAGCCACGGCTACGACCTTACCTTCGCCCGCACATTGTCATTCATGGCGCTCGTGGCGTGTAATGTGGCCTTGATCTTTGTGATCCGATTACTTCCGCAGTCGGGGACCCATGCGCGCGCACGTCAGCAGAATCGCTACCTCTGGGTGGTACTAAGTGCCGCCGGCGCGGGGTTACTGCTTCTCATGACCGTTCCTGCACTGGCGCGGCTGTTTGGACTGGTCGCGTTGCTGAGCGTCTGA
- a CDS encoding universal stress protein, which produces MNQQVSSNSPLARFSRLLLCVDSSIASIHAATYACQLGVTGIQVRVVSVLENPRAILSAHSATGLNIAAFSDELRESANVALSDVRRIFEDHGLTVEAELMDLARYGGDVSHALASEAQRWNADLVVLGTRQHHGLLRWVEGAVSGPVSKLVKCPVLVVPESYEPQLQHGPTKILFAIDGSPASHQALLTGMTLAAKGAHLRALFVVDRTISFTDLVPMDVREAALVDEGKRALATVAEVFTSLAPDISTDSGFLHTKRSGDDVAHTIVREAIRWPADLLVMGTHGRRGVAGWVLGSVSNRVARITATPLLLVRAAADHAENDGEKDTSTLEIRSLWNQS; this is translated from the coding sequence ATGAACCAGCAAGTCAGCTCCAATTCACCTTTAGCCCGTTTCAGTCGGCTTCTGCTGTGCGTAGATTCAAGTATCGCGTCCATCCATGCTGCTACCTACGCCTGTCAACTCGGCGTCACTGGCATTCAGGTCCGTGTCGTAAGCGTGCTCGAAAACCCCCGGGCGATACTCTCCGCGCACTCGGCAACCGGGCTGAATATCGCGGCATTCTCCGACGAATTGCGGGAATCCGCGAACGTCGCGTTATCGGATGTTCGACGCATTTTTGAAGACCATGGTCTGACGGTCGAGGCCGAACTGATGGACCTCGCCAGGTACGGAGGCGATGTGTCCCATGCCCTCGCATCGGAGGCGCAGAGATGGAATGCAGATCTGGTCGTCCTTGGGACGAGACAACATCATGGCCTGTTGCGATGGGTTGAGGGCGCCGTCTCAGGACCCGTGAGCAAGCTGGTTAAATGCCCCGTGCTCGTCGTCCCGGAGAGCTACGAGCCGCAACTCCAGCACGGACCGACGAAGATTCTCTTCGCTATCGACGGAAGCCCGGCGTCTCATCAGGCTTTGCTGACAGGCATGACGCTCGCCGCGAAAGGGGCGCATCTAAGGGCGCTGTTTGTCGTAGATCGGACCATCAGCTTCACCGATCTGGTTCCAATGGACGTGCGGGAGGCGGCACTGGTCGACGAGGGGAAACGGGCCCTCGCCACGGTGGCTGAGGTATTTACATCACTTGCCCCCGATATTTCCACCGACTCCGGTTTTCTGCATACGAAGCGGAGCGGCGATGATGTCGCACACACCATAGTTCGCGAGGCTATTCGCTGGCCCGCAGACCTGCTCGTCATGGGCACGCATGGGCGGCGTGGCGTTGCAGGCTGGGTACTCGGCAGCGTCTCCAACCGCGTCGCGCGTATCACTGCAACGCCGCTGCTGCTCGTTCGAGCTGCAGCCGATCACGCAGAGAACGATGGCGAGAAAGATACTTCGACACTAGAAATCAGATCCTTGTGGAACCAGTCTTAG
- a CDS encoding ADP-polyphosphate phosphotransferase, producing the protein MEINSRDFRVAEGGRVKLDKWPTNVEPVYRSREHYQQLLGEHVARLISLQQLLYAFNRYAVLLIFQAMDAAGKDGAIKHVMSGVNPQGCQVFSFRHPSPIELQHDFLWRTTRDLPERGRIGIFNRSYYEEVLIARVHPEILHNEGLPDALLDEKTVWHDRYRSIVDLELHLTGNGTRIVKFYLHISKEEQRKRFLQRIDDPEKNWKFSVADVEERQYWNQYMKAYEECFNATSTQHAPWYIVPADDKENARLIVSRIVLETLDELEMTYPKANAERRKELQSIRAQLEK; encoded by the coding sequence ATGGAAATCAATTCGCGAGATTTTCGTGTCGCGGAAGGTGGAAGGGTCAAGCTCGACAAGTGGCCGACGAATGTGGAGCCCGTGTACAGGTCACGGGAACACTACCAGCAATTGCTCGGTGAGCACGTCGCCCGCCTGATCTCTCTGCAGCAGTTGCTCTATGCCTTCAACCGCTATGCTGTTCTGCTTATCTTCCAGGCAATGGATGCGGCCGGTAAGGATGGCGCCATCAAGCATGTCATGTCCGGCGTGAACCCACAGGGTTGTCAGGTGTTCAGCTTCAGGCATCCCAGCCCCATTGAGCTGCAGCACGACTTTCTTTGGCGCACCACACGCGATCTGCCCGAGCGTGGACGGATCGGCATCTTCAACCGGTCCTATTACGAAGAAGTGCTGATTGCTCGCGTTCATCCCGAGATTCTCCATAACGAAGGCCTGCCGGATGCACTGCTCGACGAAAAGACAGTGTGGCATGACCGCTATCGTTCGATCGTGGACCTGGAGTTACACCTTACCGGGAACGGCACTCGGATCGTCAAGTTCTACCTTCACATCTCGAAGGAAGAGCAGCGCAAACGCTTCCTGCAACGCATAGACGACCCTGAGAAGAACTGGAAATTCAGTGTTGCCGATGTCGAGGAACGGCAGTACTGGAACCAGTACATGAAGGCCTATGAGGAATGCTTCAATGCAACTAGTACCCAGCATGCTCCCTGGTACATCGTGCCGGCCGACGACAAGGAGAACGCGAGGCTGATCGTGTCGAGGATCGTACTCGAGACGCTTGACGAACTTGAAATGACCTATCCGAAGGCAAACGCGGAACGCAGAAAGGAATTGCAGTCAATTCGTGCTCAGCTCGAGAAATGA